Proteins encoded within one genomic window of Epinephelus lanceolatus isolate andai-2023 chromosome 9, ASM4190304v1, whole genome shotgun sequence:
- the selenoe gene encoding selenoprotein e, with amino-acid sequence MWALLVLTLTLTVWASDTNNDTAVKEELNIARGKLLAPSVVGUGIKKMPELHHFLLERWALYHNLEYDSSEEKKPRLIFYNEKDEVVKTVPVKKMKADEISSLLDSLGFYKRSQKGEEVPEEFQHFPLRAPRDEL; translated from the exons atgtgggcCCTCTTGGTGCTCACTCTGACCCTCACTGTCTGGGCATCAGACACTAACAACGACACAGCAGTTAAAGaagagctaaatatagccagAGGGAAGCTGCTG GCTCCCAGTGTGGTCGGATGAGGCATAAAGAAAATGCCCGAGCTCCATCATTTTCTTCTGGAGCGCTGGGCTTTATA CCACAACTTGGAATACGATTCATCAGAGGAGAAGAAGCCTCGTTTGATATTCTATAACGAAAAGGACGAGGTTGTAAAG ACTGTTCCCGTGAAGAAAATGAAGGCGGACGAGATCAGCAGCCTGTTGGACTCGCTCGGTTTCTACAAGAGGTCCCAGAAAGGGGAAGAGGTGCCAGAGGAGTTTCAGCATTTCCCCCTGCGCGCCCCCAGGGACGAGCTGTGA
- the LOC117253083 gene encoding transmembrane protein 17A, whose amino-acid sequence MPVFYSPVQENLQMGLAYMGGSVFTNNRTADSDFTREQEDVSVVNELVSHLPLQMLLYFNMFYFPCWWFSAVFMLEVKFYYLPGYYQALLITGMILLTVIEVVRLYLGYIGNLKEKVPELAAFWLLSFMFQLPVLLFFLTDEGIIILPLERAVHSLYLLFLLAQILASFLALKTMTRKLTLLFYLRQLGKVESYHHAGMSPVYGLPYNRSVLPVSPASDMYH is encoded by the exons ATGCCTGTGTTTTACTCACCTGTTCAAGAGAACCTGCAGATGGGTCTGGCCTATATGGGAGGCTCTGTGTTCACCAACAACAGGACGGCAGACAGCGACTTCACACGGGAGCAGGAGGACGTTTCTG TGGTGAACGAGCTGGTCTCTCACCTTCCCCTGCAGATGCTGCTGTACTTCAACATGTTCTATTTTCCCTGTTGGTGgttttctgctgttttcatgTTAGAAGTAAAG TTCTATTATCTTCCCGGGTACTACCAGGCTCTGCTCATAACCGGGATGATCCTCCTCACAGTCATTGAAGTGGTCCGACTTTATCTGGGCTACATTGGCAACCTTAAAGAAAAG GTGCCAGAGCTGGCAGCCTTCTGGCTCCTGTCTTTCATGTTCCAGCTGCCGGTGCTGCTGTTCTTCCTGACCGATGAAGGAATTATCATCCTGCCTCTAGAGAGAGCCGTCCACTCCCTCtacctcctcttcctgctcGCCCAGATCCTGGCCTCGTTCCTGGCGCTCAAGACCATGACCCGAAAGCTCACCTTGCTCTTCTATCTGCGCCAGCTTGGGAAGGTGGAGAGCTACCATCACGCAGGGATGAGCCCTGTCTATGGGCTGCCCTACAACCGCAGTGTGCTGCCTGTGTCACCCGCCAGTGATATGTACCactaa